One region of Chanodichthys erythropterus isolate Z2021 chromosome 17, ASM2448905v1, whole genome shotgun sequence genomic DNA includes:
- the rnf26 gene encoding E3 ubiquitin-protein ligase RNF26, with the protein MGLLNFIFSSIGKCIDVICLLLDLNFVIVSSLIQLLVAVISFVNSLPMLLTNSVSECWNLTLLCIITMRDGVTIVTHNMVGGWMQLLGGMLESFKMIGYLSSHLLLRTKELLHRGLLSGHGLLRQAWEGCGIVFSLLLYFINTIINLLLIGTQNLYSVLVSTVEAVSCPLQKALELTLTVLTFLYSSLVGTSILLWTPCRLAMEFLGSVCQIFMSVFLLNSYGLLLTLVIITSATVYLNPALPRRASLCIINYINTVPILRRLRRTLRRLYVLERNVWQRLAWHRSRIGLLVVPARREAAERDDGQPEPNLEPQVDQNAADQVVENAPEDTNQADDPLNLPLPSSSTHRPLRKFPSEDSCKGPPDNLLNLLQEQEERKKCVICQDSTKTVVLLPCRHLCLCRNCTNILLSQPIYQHNCPLCRHMILQTMDVYL; encoded by the coding sequence ATGGGTCTACTGAACTTTATTTTTAGTTCAATTGGAAAATGCATAGATGTCATTTGCCTCCTTCTGGATTTAAATTTTGTGATTGTCAGCTCATTAATTCAGCTGTTGGTGGCAGTGATCTCCTTTGTCAATAGTCTGCCCATGCTACTCACAAATTCAGTGTCAGAGTGCTGGAATCTCACTCTGCTTTGCATCATCACCATGAGGGACGGCGTGACCATTGTGACCCATAACATGGTCGGAGgctggatgcagctgctcggagGCATGCTGGAAAGCTTTAAGATGATCGGATACCTGTCTTCACATTTGCTACTGCGCACCAAAGAGCTTCTTCACCGCGGCCTGCTGTCGGGGCACGGTTTGCTGCGGCAGGCTTGGGAAGGCTGTGGCATCGTGTTCAGCCTGTTGCTGTATTTCATCAACACTATCATCAACTTACTTCTCATAGGCACGCAAAATTTATACTCTGTATTGGTCAGCACTGTGGAGGCGGTGTCCTGCCCTTTGCAGAAAGCTCTTGAGCTGACCCTGACTGTACTGACCTTCCTGTACAGCAGTCTCGTTGGCACCTCTATCCTGCTGTGGACACCATGCAGACTAGCCATGGAGTTCCTGGGATCCGTCTGCCAGATATTCATGAGCGTGTTCCTGCTCAACTCTTATGGGCTGCTGCTCACGTTGGTCATCATCACGAGTGCCACCGTATACCTGAACCCCGCACTCCCAAGACGGGCATCTTTGTGCATAATCAACTACATCAACACTGTGCCCATCCTGCGGCGTCTCCGAAGGACTCTACGCCGCCTCTACGTGCTCGAGAGGAACGTGTGGCAGAGATTGGCCTGGCATCGCAGCCGGATAGGGCTCCTGGTGGTTCCTGCACGGAGAGAAGCTGCGGAAAGGGACGATGGACAGCCCGAGCCCAACCTCGAGCCTCAAGTTGACCAAAACGCAGCAGATCAGGTGGTGGAAAACGCACCTGAGGACACCAACCAAGCGGATGATCCTCTAAACCTGCCGCTTCCAAGCTCCAGCACTCACAGGCCGCTCCGGAAGTTTCCGTCTGAGGACAGTTGCAAAGGCCCTCCGGACAACCTGCTGAATCTTCTACAGGAGCAAGAGGAGAGGAAGAAGTGCGTGATCTGTCAGGACAGCACCAAGACTGTCGTGCTTTTGCCTTGCCGTCACTTGTGCTTGTGTAGAAACTGCACCAACATCCTGCTGAGCCAGCCCATCTACCAACACAACTGCCCCCTGTGCcgccacatgatccttcagaccATGGACGTGTATCTCTGA